A genomic stretch from Desulfoplanes formicivorans includes:
- a CDS encoding FprA family A-type flavoprotein, with amino-acid sequence MAVVQIKDNVYWVGAIDWNDHDFHGYSTAPKGTTYNAYLVIDDKITLFDTVKEEFKMDLYHQIRSLVKLEDIDYIVANHMEPDHSGALPWIMEQAKPEKLFCSKMGKKALLELFHDETWPYEVVGTGDSISLGKKTVTFLETRMVHWPDSMFSYILEDKLLISQDAFGQNLATVERFDDEVDIDALMDEASFYYANIVLPYSPQVRKVFDNLGKSGWEIDMIAPDHGIIWRSHVDKILQAYDRYSRQVTGNKAVIVYDTMWHSTEKMAKAIGEGLNDEGVSYRLMHLKAYHHSQVMGELADATAVICGSPTHNNGILPLVADFLTYMKGLRPMNRVGAAFGSYGWSGESVKHLTELMESAKIEMVGEGIRVRNRPTHEDLASCRELGRSVAKAIKEKLAAHA; translated from the coding sequence ATGGCTGTCGTTCAAATCAAGGACAATGTATACTGGGTCGGAGCCATCGACTGGAACGATCATGATTTCCATGGTTATTCCACCGCACCCAAGGGCACCACCTACAACGCCTACCTGGTGATCGATGACAAGATCACCCTTTTTGATACGGTCAAGGAAGAATTCAAGATGGACCTCTACCATCAGATCCGCAGTCTGGTGAAACTGGAGGACATCGACTACATTGTGGCCAATCACATGGAACCCGATCATTCAGGCGCCCTGCCCTGGATCATGGAACAGGCCAAACCCGAAAAGCTGTTCTGCTCCAAGATGGGTAAAAAAGCCCTGCTGGAACTCTTCCACGATGAAACATGGCCCTATGAGGTCGTGGGTACCGGGGACTCCATCTCTCTGGGCAAAAAAACCGTCACGTTCCTGGAAACCCGCATGGTCCACTGGCCGGATTCCATGTTTTCCTATATTCTCGAGGACAAACTGCTCATCTCCCAGGACGCCTTTGGACAAAACCTCGCCACAGTGGAACGATTCGACGACGAGGTGGACATCGACGCCCTCATGGACGAAGCCAGCTTCTACTATGCCAACATCGTCCTCCCCTACTCCCCCCAGGTCCGCAAGGTTTTTGACAATCTGGGCAAATCCGGCTGGGAAATCGACATGATCGCTCCGGATCACGGCATTATCTGGCGTTCCCATGTGGACAAAATTCTCCAGGCCTACGATCGGTACAGCCGTCAGGTCACCGGCAACAAGGCGGTCATTGTCTACGACACCATGTGGCACAGTACGGAAAAGATGGCCAAGGCCATTGGCGAGGGGCTCAATGATGAAGGTGTCAGTTACAGACTCATGCACCTCAAGGCCTACCATCACAGTCAGGTCATGGGCGAACTGGCTGATGCCACGGCCGTGATCTGCGGATCGCCCACCCACAACAACGGTATATTGCCATTGGTGGCCGACTTTCTGACCTACATGAAGGGACTGCGCCCCATGAATCGCGTGGGAGCCGCTTTCGGGTCCTACGGCTGGAGCGGTGAGTCCGTGAAACATCTCACAGAACTCATGGAATCGGCCAAGATCGAAATGGTTGGCGAAGGCATTCGCGTCAGAAACCGTCCCACCCACGAAGACCTTGCCAGCTGTCGTGAACTCGGCCGCAGCGTGGCCAAGGCCATCAAGGAAAAACTTGCTGCCCATGCATAA
- a CDS encoding DVU0298 family protein, with product MHKTSPSPSRPLSGRTVKKAVFAILGSGNWEERLAELDAYPSEKVIGPLFSALCNSDPLIRWHAITGFGRVMITLTDQAPERARVVMRRFIWNLNDESGGIGWGAPEAMGEIMANVPKLANEFHPVLMHYIFDRDGKPDSFLEHMPLRRGAFWGIGRLLQQRPDLAPKALPLLVKQLQREDDPEIIGLAIRALGFINDINARSVIARFTDDPRQIDVYMDRKLQSVTIGQLARRGLETTPKTL from the coding sequence ATGCATAAAACATCCCCGAGCCCTTCGCGCCCCCTTTCCGGACGCACGGTCAAAAAAGCGGTCTTTGCTATTCTCGGAAGCGGGAACTGGGAAGAACGCCTTGCCGAACTGGACGCCTATCCTTCGGAAAAGGTCATTGGCCCGTTGTTTTCGGCATTGTGCAACAGCGATCCCCTGATCCGCTGGCACGCCATCACCGGCTTTGGCAGAGTCATGATCACCCTTACGGACCAGGCTCCGGAACGGGCCCGTGTGGTCATGCGTCGGTTCATCTGGAACCTGAACGACGAATCCGGTGGCATTGGATGGGGAGCGCCCGAAGCCATGGGGGAGATCATGGCCAACGTGCCCAAACTGGCCAACGAGTTCCACCCTGTGCTCATGCACTACATCTTTGATCGGGATGGCAAGCCGGACAGCTTCCTCGAACACATGCCTCTGCGCAGGGGTGCCTTCTGGGGCATTGGTCGCCTGCTCCAACAGCGGCCTGATCTGGCCCCCAAGGCCCTTCCCCTGCTGGTCAAGCAGCTTCAACGGGAAGACGATCCTGAAATCATCGGTCTGGCCATCAGAGCCCTTGGCTTTATCAACGACATCAACGCCCGAAGCGTCATTGCCCGCTTTACGGATGATCCCCGACAGATTGACGTCTACATGGATCGCAAACTCCAGAGCGTGACCATTGGCCAACTGGCCCGCAGGGGGCTCGAAACAACGCCGAAAACCCTGTAA
- a CDS encoding cytochrome c3 family protein produces the protein MKKSLLVSLFSMALICMFAAPSVFAMEAPADMLIQAPEGAKAKKKPVNFSHVKHAEFKCQECHHTWDGTSPIKKCTDAGCHDIVAAKGKEKKNIKYFETAYHQTCYKGCHKTLKKAGKKTGPTACGQCHPK, from the coding sequence ATGAAAAAGTCTTTACTGGTCAGCCTGTTCAGCATGGCTCTGATCTGCATGTTTGCTGCGCCCAGTGTTTTTGCCATGGAGGCCCCGGCAGACATGTTGATTCAGGCTCCTGAAGGTGCCAAGGCCAAGAAAAAACCTGTCAATTTCTCACATGTCAAACATGCCGAGTTCAAATGTCAGGAATGCCATCACACCTGGGATGGCACAAGCCCCATCAAGAAATGTACTGATGCCGGTTGCCACGATATCGTGGCCGCAAAGGGCAAGGAAAAGAAAAACATCAAGTACTTTGAGACTGCCTATCACCAGACCTGTTACAAGGGTTGTCACAAGACCCTCAAGAAAGCCGGTAAGAAGACAGGCCCCACGGCCTGTGGTCAGTGTCACCCCAAATAA
- a CDS encoding cytochrome ubiquinol oxidase subunit I codes for MEYPIWQLTTLAGGFWIALIAVVHVYVAHFAVGGGLFLVLTEHKARREHSPIMLAYVKKHTRFFLLLSMVFGGLTGVGIWFSIALSSPQATSTLIHSFVFGWATEWVCFLGEIVALLVYYYAFDRMKPRDHLLVGWLYFVFAWLSLFFVTGIIDFMLAPGKWLETRNFWHGFFNPVFWPSVLFRTFMACIFAGLFAFITATRIKDDTTRLTVVRCCSLWTVLPFIGVILSGWWYVASFPEYAYQMVVFKIQKLGLFVPGFLVLGGVIMLGGLFMAIRMPATIKRPTALVLLAIGLGYMGCFEFSREAARKPYLINGYMYSNSILPAAVDDLNTVGVLSVAKWTSVDKVTPENEMQAGQELFQLQCASCHSIGGPMNDILPLTEKFSVFGLDSQLNGQGKLVRYMPPFVGTPQERKALATYVINGLHQGNPHLNDGPAQKPAQLATEVPDKVNDEYVLLAWNNLGMHCISDSDPYWILLPPANDIHAQLIRRGDSPEVVTEGVELAYEVEPGFENPAGHVRFWEFAQSLFGLDAPLPVNVGVSGNRVAGVMKPSADGSGFEATLVPVVPYADDGSFNPYPLFTITARDRETGEILATTRCVAPTSTEMGCKNCHGGTWRVAGVAGFTDATSADILAVHDRINKTTLLKDALKGKPRLCQSCHKDPVLGAKGKEGVISFPAAIHGWHANYLTNRDETACFRCHPAKNTGATGCLRGVHAGIGLTCISCHGTLEDHALSLLKYEDQRGIKSASRLMADLQPRVVDSKEAINPRNPWLGEPDCLNCHVDFEPPASRDVSGFNAWTSGAAELFRVRTDDMGVRCQACHGSTHANYPATNIYGRDRDNIPPLQYQGNALPIGANRQCGVCHTESMEDMDGHHYGMASTFRNMSLMKTP; via the coding sequence ATGGAATATCCCATTTGGCAATTGACAACCCTTGCAGGCGGTTTCTGGATCGCCCTGATCGCTGTCGTTCATGTATATGTGGCCCATTTTGCCGTGGGCGGTGGCCTGTTTCTGGTTCTCACCGAACATAAGGCCCGTCGGGAACATTCTCCGATCATGCTGGCCTATGTGAAGAAACACACCAGATTCTTCCTGCTTTTGAGCATGGTATTCGGCGGGTTGACCGGCGTCGGCATCTGGTTTTCCATTGCCCTGAGCAGCCCGCAGGCTACATCAACCCTGATTCACTCCTTTGTGTTCGGCTGGGCAACGGAATGGGTCTGTTTTCTGGGCGAGATCGTGGCCCTGCTCGTGTATTACTACGCCTTTGATCGGATGAAACCGCGGGATCACCTTCTTGTTGGCTGGCTCTATTTTGTGTTTGCCTGGCTCTCGTTGTTCTTTGTTACCGGGATCATCGATTTCATGCTTGCCCCGGGTAAATGGCTCGAAACCAGAAATTTCTGGCATGGGTTTTTCAATCCGGTATTCTGGCCGTCCGTGCTTTTCAGAACCTTTATGGCCTGTATTTTTGCCGGGCTGTTTGCTTTTATCACGGCGACGCGAATCAAGGACGATACAACCCGTCTGACCGTGGTTCGTTGCTGTTCCCTCTGGACGGTCCTTCCCTTTATCGGCGTCATTTTGTCGGGCTGGTGGTATGTGGCCAGCTTTCCCGAGTATGCCTACCAGATGGTGGTCTTCAAGATACAAAAGCTTGGCCTGTTTGTGCCGGGCTTTTTGGTCCTTGGCGGCGTGATCATGCTGGGCGGCCTGTTCATGGCCATCAGAATGCCCGCAACCATCAAGCGTCCCACCGCATTGGTGCTTCTGGCCATTGGATTGGGCTACATGGGATGTTTTGAGTTTTCCCGTGAAGCAGCCAGAAAACCCTATCTGATCAACGGATACATGTATTCCAATTCCATCTTGCCCGCAGCCGTGGATGATCTGAACACCGTTGGCGTGCTTTCAGTCGCCAAGTGGACATCCGTGGACAAGGTCACCCCGGAAAACGAGATGCAGGCGGGCCAGGAACTCTTCCAGCTCCAATGCGCTTCCTGCCACTCCATTGGCGGGCCCATGAACGATATTCTTCCCCTGACCGAAAAGTTCTCGGTTTTCGGCCTCGACTCCCAGCTCAACGGGCAGGGCAAACTGGTCAGGTATATGCCTCCCTTTGTGGGTACCCCGCAGGAGCGAAAGGCTCTGGCAACCTATGTCATCAACGGGCTGCATCAGGGCAATCCCCATCTGAACGATGGACCGGCTCAAAAGCCCGCCCAGCTGGCCACCGAAGTGCCGGACAAGGTCAATGACGAGTATGTGCTTCTGGCCTGGAACAACCTGGGCATGCACTGCATCTCCGACAGTGATCCGTATTGGATCCTGCTTCCTCCGGCCAATGATATCCATGCCCAGCTCATCAGACGGGGGGATTCACCAGAAGTGGTTACCGAGGGGGTTGAACTTGCCTATGAGGTCGAGCCCGGTTTTGAAAATCCTGCCGGTCATGTCCGGTTCTGGGAATTCGCCCAGTCCCTGTTCGGCCTGGATGCACCTTTGCCGGTTAATGTGGGGGTTTCCGGCAACAGGGTCGCAGGGGTGATGAAACCGAGTGCGGATGGAAGCGGATTTGAAGCCACACTGGTTCCGGTTGTCCCTTATGCCGATGACGGATCCTTCAATCCCTATCCCCTGTTTACCATTACGGCCAGAGACAGGGAAACGGGTGAGATTCTGGCCACAACGCGCTGCGTGGCCCCCACGTCCACGGAAATGGGATGCAAGAACTGCCATGGGGGAACCTGGCGCGTTGCCGGGGTGGCCGGATTTACGGATGCAACCTCAGCCGACATTCTGGCCGTGCATGATCGGATCAACAAGACAACCCTGCTCAAGGATGCCCTCAAGGGAAAGCCGCGTCTGTGCCAAAGCTGTCACAAGGATCCTGTTCTTGGGGCCAAGGGCAAGGAAGGGGTGATCAGTTTTCCGGCGGCCATTCATGGATGGCATGCCAACTACCTGACCAACCGGGATGAAACAGCCTGTTTTCGGTGTCATCCAGCCAAAAATACCGGAGCCACCGGATGTTTGCGCGGGGTGCATGCCGGCATTGGACTGACCTGCATTAGCTGTCACGGCACCCTGGAGGATCACGCCCTGAGCCTCTTGAAATATGAGGATCAGCGGGGCATCAAGAGCGCATCCCGCCTGATGGCCGATCTGCAACCGCGGGTGGTCGATTCCAAAGAGGCCATCAATCCCCGAAATCCCTGGCTGGGCGAGCCCGATTGTCTGAACTGCCATGTTGATTTTGAACCCCCGGCGTCCAGGGACGTGTCGGGATTCAATGCCTGGACCTCGGGTGCGGCCGAGCTTTTCAGAGTGCGTACCGACGACATGGGCGTCAGGTGCCAAGCCTGTCACGGTTCTACCCATGCCAATTATCCGGCCACCAATATCTATGGCCGGGATCGGGACAATATTCCTCCCCTGCAGTATCAGGGAAATGCATTGCCCATCGGGGCCAACAGGCAATGCGGTGTCTGTCATACCGAGTCCATGGAAGACATGGACGGCCACCACTACGGGATGGCCTCGACTTTTCGGAATATGAGTCTCATGAAAACACCCTGA
- the rd gene encoding rubredoxin, with translation MEKYICTVCGYVYDPAEGDPDSDIAPGTAFADLPEDWVCPVCGADKDAFALEA, from the coding sequence ATGGAAAAGTATATATGCACTGTTTGCGGTTACGTTTACGATCCTGCCGAAGGTGATCCTGATAGCGATATCGCTCCTGGGACCGCTTTTGCCGATCTTCCCGAAGATTGGGTCTGTCCGGTGTGTGGCGCAGACAAGGACGCGTTCGCCCTGGAAGCATAA